Proteins from one methanogenic archaeon mixed culture ISO4-G1 genomic window:
- a CDS encoding DNA-binding protein, whose protein sequence is MDDPELEALRQKRMQELQQQAAQQQAEEQKQQQLEMQLQNAMRQILTPEARDRLNNIKLANPQMGQQIEMQLIQLAQSGRIPVPVDDGMLRQILGQITPKKREITIERR, encoded by the coding sequence ATGGACGATCCGGAATTAGAGGCATTGAGGCAGAAACGTATGCAGGAGCTCCAGCAGCAGGCTGCACAGCAGCAGGCGGAGGAGCAGAAGCAGCAACAGCTGGAGATGCAGCTTCAGAACGCTATGAGGCAGATCCTGACCCCCGAGGCCAGGGACAGGCTCAACAACATCAAGCTCGCCAACCCCCAGATGGGACAGCAGATCGAGATGCAGTTGATCCAGCTAGCCCAGAGCGGAAGGATCCCCGTACCCGTCGACGACGGGATGCTGAGACAAATCCTTGGGCAGATCACCCCCAAGAAGAGGGAGATCACCATAGAGAGGAGATAA
- a CDS encoding ribosomal protein S19e Rps19e: MVTVYDVPAEQLILKTAQKLKENDKIVPPDWAEFVKTGRHTERAPSQDDWWYTRAASIMRKLYVKGPMGSSKLAAEYGGYADRGAMPNKAVKGSRNIARKCLMQLEAAGYLVSKDKEGRAISPAGQSLLDNTAKEVYDEMKA, encoded by the coding sequence ATGGTAACCGTCTACGATGTTCCTGCCGAGCAGCTCATTCTCAAGACGGCCCAGAAGCTCAAGGAGAACGACAAGATCGTCCCCCCTGACTGGGCAGAGTTTGTGAAGACCGGTAGGCACACAGAGAGAGCCCCTTCCCAGGATGACTGGTGGTACACACGCGCCGCCTCCATCATGAGGAAGCTGTACGTCAAAGGACCGATGGGATCCTCTAAGCTGGCCGCCGAGTACGGTGGTTACGCTGACAGGGGAGCAATGCCGAACAAGGCAGTCAAGGGAAGCCGCAACATCGCAAGGAAATGCCTGATGCAGCTCGAGGCCGCCGGATATTTGGTTTCCAAGGACAAGGAGGGCCGCGCAATCAGCCCTGCAGGTCAGTCCCTTCTGGACAACACTGCGAAAGAGGTCTACGACGAGATGAAGGCCTGA
- a CDS encoding aromatic acid decarboxylase, with protein MRYVVAITGASGSIYGVRLLEELKGEKILVMSSTAKEILKAETDYSLEYVYSLADQVFEDDQMFASIASGSYSYDAMFVVPCSESSLAKFSYGIGDTLISRAVMVCLKEGRKLILIPRESPKSAIMLENELRLARMGVCMLDANPGFYPKPGSVKDLVDIIVGRCLDQVGQEHDLYKRWA; from the coding sequence ATGAGATACGTCGTAGCAATCACGGGCGCTTCTGGCTCCATCTACGGGGTCAGGCTCCTTGAGGAGCTCAAGGGAGAGAAGATCCTAGTGATGTCCTCCACGGCAAAGGAGATCCTCAAGGCGGAGACGGACTATTCGCTGGAATACGTCTACTCCCTTGCTGACCAGGTCTTCGAGGATGACCAGATGTTCGCCTCGATCGCCTCCGGAAGCTACAGCTACGATGCCATGTTCGTCGTCCCGTGCAGCGAATCGTCGCTGGCCAAATTCTCCTACGGCATAGGTGACACGCTCATATCACGTGCCGTTATGGTCTGCCTCAAGGAGGGGCGGAAGCTTATCCTTATCCCTAGGGAGTCCCCGAAGAGCGCCATAATGCTCGAGAACGAACTGAGACTGGCCAGGATGGGCGTGTGCATGCTGGATGCCAATCCAGGATTCTATCCCAAACCCGGTTCCGTCAAGGATCTCGTGGATATAATAGTGGGAAGATGTTTGGACCAGGTCGGCCAGGAGCACGACCTGTATAAGAGATGGGCCTGA
- a CDS encoding leucyl-tRNA synthetase LeuS, whose translation MAYDYGAMEKKWQTRWTEAGLDKSDRDDSKPKYMAIFAYPGVTGYLHVGHLRGYTYLDAITRYKRMTGYNVLFPVGTHATGNGGISLFRKISRGDENTIDYLKRNGCTDADLAKMKDPLSVIEFFNQVYQNEYWRKFGFLSDWRRFTCTLYPDYSKFIDWQFRKLHDAGMLIQKPYYAPVCPNCGPVAVDASETDISKGGKAETQEYTLLKFKHGNEFLIAATLRPETVYGQVCFWVDPETEYKKITYKGETWIVSPQAAEKLQLQKDGIEVVGSVSGKDMVGWMCEAPMIHREIPVFPATFVNPDVGTGLVTSVPSDAPDDWISLEAIKKNPAIITEYGLSQDILDKAVPISIIEMKGYGDFPAKDIIDKLGIKEPGDPKLLDAKHIVYKDGFHTGKMKEICGEFAGLRVQEAQEKMKQAMIASGEADTFHDLTEEVVCRCGARVHIKRIDDQWFINYADPKYTQMTKDHCKDMELNPPEWSDNVYGVLDWFRERACVRLGNWLGTKFPYDDKWIIEAISDSTLYPVYYIISIYANEKKILPEQMTEQFFDYVILGKGDVGQVSDSTGIPKDLLDTIRKDVLYWYPLDLNLGGKEHMTVHFPAFLMNHVAILPPEMWPKGITVNWYITGKKDNKGEATKISKSKGGAQPIPGAASKFGVDAMRLYYANVASMFVDVEWDEDTVLTYRQRVDRIMMAVQDLINSESDSPAMEIDAWLLSRFNSNIIGIRNAMDKNDLRAMTTIVYFDMFNDMKWYNRRGGKNKDTILEALRIWIQCMMPVTPHTAEELWSQAGFEGLVSAGQMPEPDMSKVSASAEYAENLLRDVMGDITEIRKIAGIDVKKIVLYTSSAWKKDVMRMALDMLKDGKLTIPDLTKACMANEDLRKNGKAVSSFAQKVAVDFARSTVEQKLPVVETDEASLFKSVASFLAEENGVPVEVYDCDEEGIYDPQGKAKAAIPGRPAIYLE comes from the coding sequence ATGGCATACGATTATGGAGCGATGGAGAAGAAGTGGCAGACACGCTGGACAGAGGCAGGTCTGGACAAGTCGGACAGGGATGATTCCAAACCCAAATACATGGCGATCTTCGCCTATCCGGGGGTGACGGGATACCTTCACGTCGGACATCTTAGAGGATACACCTATCTTGACGCCATCACCAGATACAAGCGTATGACAGGATACAACGTCCTGTTCCCTGTCGGAACCCACGCCACCGGAAACGGTGGGATCAGCCTCTTCAGGAAGATCTCCAGGGGCGATGAGAACACCATCGACTACCTCAAGAGGAACGGCTGCACGGATGCGGACCTCGCGAAGATGAAGGATCCCCTTTCAGTCATAGAGTTCTTCAACCAGGTCTACCAGAACGAGTACTGGCGCAAGTTCGGATTCCTGTCCGACTGGCGTAGATTCACCTGTACGCTCTACCCCGATTACTCCAAATTCATCGACTGGCAGTTCAGGAAGCTCCACGATGCCGGCATGCTCATCCAGAAACCCTATTATGCTCCGGTCTGCCCCAACTGCGGCCCCGTGGCCGTGGATGCTTCGGAGACCGACATCTCGAAGGGAGGGAAGGCCGAGACACAGGAGTACACCCTCCTGAAGTTCAAGCACGGCAACGAGTTCCTCATCGCCGCAACGCTCAGGCCAGAGACAGTCTATGGACAGGTCTGCTTCTGGGTGGACCCCGAGACGGAATACAAGAAGATCACTTACAAAGGCGAGACATGGATCGTATCCCCCCAGGCGGCCGAGAAGCTCCAGCTTCAGAAGGACGGTATCGAGGTCGTCGGTTCCGTGTCCGGAAAGGACATGGTCGGATGGATGTGCGAAGCACCCATGATCCACCGCGAGATCCCTGTATTCCCGGCAACCTTCGTGAACCCCGACGTCGGAACGGGACTGGTCACATCCGTCCCGTCGGACGCTCCAGATGACTGGATCTCACTCGAAGCCATCAAGAAGAATCCCGCGATCATCACCGAATACGGTCTTTCGCAGGACATCCTGGACAAGGCCGTTCCGATATCCATCATCGAGATGAAGGGATACGGCGATTTCCCAGCAAAGGACATCATCGACAAGCTCGGAATCAAGGAGCCCGGCGACCCCAAGCTGCTGGATGCCAAGCACATCGTCTACAAGGACGGTTTCCATACCGGAAAGATGAAGGAGATCTGCGGTGAGTTCGCAGGACTCCGCGTCCAGGAGGCCCAGGAGAAGATGAAGCAGGCCATGATCGCCAGTGGGGAAGCCGATACCTTCCATGATCTTACCGAGGAGGTCGTCTGCAGGTGCGGAGCACGCGTCCACATCAAGAGGATCGACGACCAGTGGTTCATCAACTACGCCGACCCCAAGTACACGCAGATGACGAAGGACCACTGCAAGGACATGGAGCTCAACCCTCCGGAGTGGAGCGACAATGTGTATGGCGTACTGGACTGGTTCAGGGAGAGGGCCTGCGTCAGGCTCGGTAACTGGCTCGGAACTAAGTTCCCCTACGATGACAAGTGGATCATCGAGGCCATCTCGGATTCCACACTCTATCCAGTCTACTACATCATCTCAATCTATGCCAACGAGAAGAAGATTCTGCCCGAGCAGATGACCGAGCAGTTCTTCGACTACGTCATCCTCGGTAAGGGTGATGTCGGACAGGTGTCCGACTCCACCGGAATCCCGAAGGACCTCTTGGATACGATCAGGAAAGATGTGCTCTACTGGTACCCCCTGGACCTCAACCTCGGAGGTAAGGAGCACATGACCGTCCACTTCCCGGCCTTCCTGATGAACCATGTGGCCATCCTCCCGCCGGAGATGTGGCCCAAGGGAATCACCGTCAATTGGTACATCACCGGTAAGAAGGACAACAAGGGAGAGGCCACGAAGATCTCCAAGTCCAAGGGAGGTGCGCAGCCCATCCCCGGTGCGGCATCCAAGTTCGGTGTCGACGCCATGAGGCTCTACTACGCAAACGTCGCATCCATGTTCGTTGATGTCGAATGGGACGAGGACACAGTCCTCACATACCGCCAGAGGGTCGACAGGATCATGATGGCCGTTCAGGACCTCATCAATTCAGAATCCGATTCGCCGGCCATGGAGATCGACGCCTGGCTGCTTTCAAGGTTCAACAGCAACATCATCGGCATCAGGAACGCAATGGACAAGAACGACCTCAGGGCCATGACCACCATCGTCTACTTCGACATGTTCAACGACATGAAGTGGTACAACAGGCGCGGCGGGAAGAACAAGGACACGATCCTCGAGGCCCTGCGCATCTGGATCCAGTGCATGATGCCTGTAACGCCCCACACGGCCGAGGAACTCTGGTCCCAGGCAGGATTCGAAGGTCTCGTATCGGCAGGACAGATGCCCGAGCCTGACATGTCGAAGGTATCCGCTTCGGCAGAATATGCCGAGAACCTCCTCAGGGACGTCATGGGCGACATCACCGAGATCAGGAAGATCGCAGGAATCGATGTCAAGAAGATCGTGCTGTACACCTCGTCCGCATGGAAGAAGGATGTCATGCGCATGGCATTGGACATGCTGAAAGACGGAAAGCTAACCATCCCAGACCTCACCAAGGCCTGCATGGCCAACGAGGACCTGAGGAAGAACGGAAAGGCCGTCTCCTCATTCGCCCAGAAGGTCGCCGTCGACTTCGCCAGGTCCACCGTGGAGCAGAAGCTCCCTGTCGTCGAGACAGACGAGGCTTCGCTTTTCAAATCCGTGGCATCGTTCCTTGCCGAGGAGAACGGGGTCCCCGTCGAGGTCTACGACTGCGACGAGGAAGGAATTTATGACCCGCAGGGAAAGGCCAAGGCGGCCATCCCCGGTAGGCCCGCAATCTATCTGGAATGA
- a CDS encoding CopG family transcriptional regulator, producing MRKMTDDGTKVTIRMGPEEIQAMEDFMADHDIGNRSDFIRDAIKGYIAAVKAGQPQNAEGGIFVRLSDVQLETLDSLVQTGITVSAEEFIRKCLLERIVPKTVEDESIENAFRAAQMKAAYK from the coding sequence ATGAGAAAAATGACGGACGACGGAACAAAGGTCACGATTAGGATGGGACCTGAGGAAATCCAGGCAATGGAGGACTTCATGGCTGATCATGACATCGGTAACAGGTCCGATTTCATCCGTGACGCAATAAAGGGCTACATCGCCGCCGTAAAGGCGGGGCAGCCCCAGAATGCGGAGGGCGGGATCTTCGTCCGCCTTAGCGACGTACAGCTGGAAACACTCGATTCCCTCGTGCAGACCGGTATCACCGTGTCGGCCGAGGAGTTCATCAGGAAGTGCCTTCTTGAGAGGATAGTCCCCAAGACGGTCGAGGATGAGTCGATCGAGAATGCCTTCAGGGCAGCACAGATGAAGGCCGCGTACAAGTGA
- a CDS encoding cell division protein FtsZ: MHTMVYESEIRHKVAIVGVGGAGCNVVSALKGTCSMDTIAINTDKDALKKASADVKLYICKGVLHGEGAAGQTAMGKKCAEIHIDEIKQALSGYDKVFVVAGLGGGTGTGAAPAVIEAAQSQNIMTFAIAIKPFFFEGSRVEVAKKGYGDIRKVCPLSIAIDNDMVVSKLSDMTMDEAFAEVNSAIMAHIDACIANYGVNEDDTVTNDDGFDSFLESSPICAFTSA; encoded by the coding sequence ATGCACACAATGGTGTACGAAAGTGAAATCAGGCACAAGGTTGCCATCGTCGGGGTCGGCGGAGCCGGCTGCAACGTGGTCAGCGCGCTCAAGGGAACGTGCTCCATGGACACGATAGCGATCAATACCGACAAGGATGCCCTCAAGAAGGCATCGGCAGATGTGAAGCTCTACATCTGCAAAGGAGTCCTCCACGGCGAAGGAGCCGCAGGACAGACCGCAATGGGAAAGAAGTGCGCTGAGATCCACATCGACGAGATCAAGCAGGCCCTCTCCGGCTACGACAAGGTATTCGTGGTCGCAGGACTGGGCGGCGGAACCGGCACCGGTGCGGCGCCCGCTGTTATCGAAGCGGCGCAGTCCCAGAACATCATGACATTCGCAATTGCCATCAAGCCCTTCTTCTTCGAGGGAAGCAGGGTGGAGGTGGCAAAGAAGGGCTACGGAGACATCAGGAAGGTCTGCCCCCTGTCCATAGCGATCGACAACGACATGGTCGTATCGAAGCTGTCGGACATGACCATGGACGAGGCCTTCGCAGAGGTCAACTCCGCCATCATGGCCCATATCGACGCATGCATCGCAAACTACGGCGTCAACGAGGACGACACCGTCACCAACGACGACGGATTCGACTCGTTCCTTGAATCATCTCCAATATGCGCTTTCACCAGCGCATGA
- a CDS encoding indolepyruvate ferredoxin oxidoreductase beta subunit IorB: MKYTVQIVGVGGQGVLLASMVLGNAAMEMGYKVAMSEVHGMAQRGGSVLSTLRFGDDVISPLEANGSADLIMGFEPAETCRNLPLGNKDTLILMNLDPVLPSMVAAGFEEYPAIKDLTDAVLAVNSNLHTIDATKIAIEAGKAVAANAVMIGAVAAMKGFPIPKDVLLKNLMEQVPEKFKDLNAKAFEMGYAAIQ; the protein is encoded by the coding sequence ATGAAGTACACAGTCCAGATCGTAGGAGTCGGAGGACAGGGTGTCCTCCTCGCATCCATGGTTCTCGGCAACGCCGCCATGGAGATGGGCTACAAGGTAGCCATGAGCGAGGTCCACGGAATGGCACAGAGGGGAGGAAGCGTCCTCTCCACGCTCCGTTTCGGTGACGATGTCATAAGTCCCCTGGAGGCCAACGGTTCCGCCGACCTCATCATGGGATTCGAGCCCGCGGAGACCTGCAGGAACCTGCCCCTCGGGAACAAGGACACGTTGATCCTCATGAACCTCGACCCCGTGCTCCCTTCGATGGTAGCCGCAGGATTCGAGGAATATCCCGCCATAAAGGACCTTACGGACGCCGTCCTGGCCGTTAACAGCAACCTTCACACCATCGATGCCACCAAGATCGCCATCGAGGCTGGAAAGGCCGTTGCGGCGAATGCGGTGATGATCGGTGCCGTGGCGGCGATGAAGGGATTCCCCATCCCGAAGGATGTCCTTCTCAAGAACCTGATGGAACAGGTCCCGGAGAAGTTCAAGGACCTCAATGCCAAAGCATTCGAGATGGGTTACGCAGCTATCCAGTGA